A window of the Lactuca sativa cultivar Salinas chromosome 5, Lsat_Salinas_v11, whole genome shotgun sequence genome harbors these coding sequences:
- the LOC111891869 gene encoding uncharacterized protein LOC111891869 — MRKPTCCDVQQLYTHHSNVQTFHGMLGILDFLHWEWGSCSIAYKSQYTQGDHSYPTIIFEVVASQDLWIWHGFFGSTGSLNDIDVLNMSSLLDDMYNGTAPDSSFQVSRTPYMNGYYLVDGIYPERACFVKSLSGPNDRKMLKFKRAQENAGKDVERVFGALKKCWHILKYLAPYLDEKK; from the coding sequence ATGCGCAAACCTACTTGTTGTGACGTCCAACAGTTGTATACTCATCATTCAAATGTGCAAACCTTCCATGGAATGTTAGGAATCCTAGATTTCCTCCACTGGGAATGGGGCAGTTGTTCGATTGCCTATAAAAGCCAATACACCCAAGGTGATCATAGTTATCCAACCATCATATTTGAAGTGGTGGCCTCACAGGATTTGTGGATATGGCATGGCTTCTTTGGTTCTACCGGTTCCCTCAATGACATTGATGTTCTTAACATGTCTTCGTTACTTGACGACATGTATAACGGGACTGCACCAGATTCTTCCTTTCAAGTGTCTAGAACGCCGTATATGAACGGGTATTATCTTGTGGACGGGATCTATCCGGAGCGTGCTTGTTTTGTGAAGTCACTATCTGGTCCAAATGATCGCAAAATGTTGAAGTTTAAGAGAGCTCAAGAGAATGCGGGAAAGGATGTTGAACGAGTGTTTGGTGCTCTAAAAAAATGTTGGCATATTCTCAAATATCTCGCGCCTTATTTGGATGAGAAGAAATGA